From Leptospira limi, one genomic window encodes:
- a CDS encoding ABC transporter permease: protein MLFLAIRQILSRPQQSILTLIGIVLGTAGYIVFSGIMLGFQAVITDQLVNSDGQIKISPKDELVTERTFDDVFFQGKEVRWLSPPSGRTDNSRLTNVLGWMDKLSNDHRVISYAPQLTKEVIFVNGKSTAPARFVGVDPNIQPKVTNLSDYIVEGKLADLSRGTSLAIAGEGVLNKLGAKVDDTIFVYIPGTDLIPIKIVGILSTGNRMIDEVTVYSSLSSVQSITKSSGEISQIIVKIKDIRMAKEIAEDWRYFSKDKVESWDEVNASILQVFRTQDIVRNSTTFTIILVVAFGIYNILNMVVNQKKKEVAILRSIGFDEKDTIQLFIFQGLFLGTLGAIIGIFVGILGCYYIDGIPIGDPKQNSKALMKTMMISWDVMIYVKGFSIAVLSASIASYIPARMASRLSPVDIIRGAT, encoded by the coding sequence ATGTTATTCCTTGCGATCCGCCAAATTTTATCGAGACCCCAACAATCGATTTTAACGCTGATTGGAATTGTACTTGGGACAGCTGGATATATTGTATTTTCTGGAATTATGCTTGGTTTCCAAGCAGTCATTACTGACCAACTTGTGAATTCTGATGGTCAAATCAAAATTTCCCCGAAGGATGAGCTAGTCACCGAACGTACGTTCGATGATGTATTCTTCCAAGGGAAAGAAGTTAGATGGCTCTCACCGCCTTCTGGAAGAACCGATAACTCAAGGTTAACGAATGTTCTTGGGTGGATGGATAAATTGTCCAATGACCATAGGGTGATATCCTATGCTCCTCAACTCACAAAAGAAGTCATTTTTGTGAATGGAAAATCAACGGCTCCAGCTAGGTTTGTGGGAGTGGATCCAAATATCCAACCAAAAGTCACCAATCTCAGCGATTACATTGTTGAGGGAAAATTGGCAGACCTATCGCGAGGAACTTCCCTTGCCATTGCAGGTGAAGGGGTTCTGAATAAACTCGGTGCCAAAGTAGATGATACCATTTTTGTTTATATCCCTGGAACAGATCTCATCCCGATCAAAATTGTTGGCATCTTAAGTACGGGAAATCGTATGATAGATGAAGTGACAGTTTATTCTTCTTTATCCTCTGTTCAAAGTATTACAAAGTCCAGTGGTGAAATTTCACAGATCATTGTCAAAATTAAAGACATTCGAATGGCGAAAGAAATCGCTGAAGACTGGAGATACTTTAGCAAAGACAAGGTGGAAAGTTGGGACGAAGTGAATGCTAGTATCTTACAAGTGTTTCGGACACAAGATATTGTTAGGAACTCAACAACATTTACGATCATCCTTGTTGTTGCGTTCGGAATTTATAATATACTCAATATGGTTGTGAACCAAAAAAAGAAGGAAGTTGCGATTTTACGTTCCATAGGTTTCGATGAAAAAGATACAATCCAATTGTTTATTTTCCAAGGTCTATTTTTGGGAACATTAGGAGCCATTATCGGAATTTTTGTAGGTATCCTTGGATGTTATTATATAGACGGAATACCTATTGGAGATCCAAAACAGAATTCGAAAGCACTCATGAAAACAATGATGATTTCTTGGGATGTGATGATTTATGTAAAAGGATTTTCCATTGCAGTTCTTAGCGCATCTATTGCCAGTTACATTCCAGCACGTATGGCAAGTCGTTTGTCTCCAGTTGACATCATTAGAGGTGCTACATGA
- a CDS encoding ABC transporter ATP-binding protein, translating to MSLGIEANQIFKSFGEPPQVVLQDVSLQINEGDFVALTGKSGSGKSTLLYIVSGLDFPTSGDVKLGGNSLLQMDSKALHELRNLSIGFVFQFHYLLPELTGLENITMPARKTGKQKLAEEYALHLMESFSVSHCKDKFPSQMSGGEGQRVAIARALVQKPKFLFADEPTGNLDTANGDKVMEIFKRINKEDGTTILFVTHDPDYAAIARQRIHMVDGKIAEIS from the coding sequence ATGAGTTTGGGAATAGAAGCCAACCAAATTTTTAAATCATTTGGAGAACCCCCTCAAGTTGTTTTACAAGATGTATCTTTACAGATCAATGAAGGTGATTTTGTTGCTCTCACAGGAAAGTCTGGTTCTGGTAAGTCCACACTTTTGTACATCGTGAGTGGACTTGATTTTCCAACAAGTGGTGATGTGAAACTTGGAGGTAATTCTTTATTACAGATGGATAGCAAAGCCCTTCATGAACTTAGAAATCTTTCTATTGGTTTTGTTTTCCAATTCCATTATTTATTACCAGAATTAACTGGATTGGAAAATATTACGATGCCTGCTCGTAAAACAGGGAAACAAAAGTTAGCTGAGGAGTATGCTCTTCATTTGATGGAAAGTTTTTCTGTCTCGCATTGTAAGGATAAGTTCCCAAGTCAAATGTCAGGTGGTGAAGGACAAAGGGTTGCGATTGCACGTGCTCTTGTCCAAAAACCAAAGTTTTTGTTTGCCGATGAACCCACCGGGAATTTAGATACAGCTAACGGAGACAAGGTGATGGAGATCTTCAAACGGATTAACAAAGAAGATGGAACTACAATTCTATTTGTGACGCATGACCCTGATTATGCGGCAATCGCCAGGCAAAGAATCCATATGGTAGATGGAAAAATTGCTGAAATTTCATAG
- a CDS encoding trans-sulfuration enzyme family protein, with product MFEHFETEAIRIQTKRTGEKEHSTPLFLTSSFVFDDAEHARALFAEEVTGNQYTRFSNPNTTELIEKLCALEHTEDGIATASGMSAVFTSIFGLVKSGDHIVSARAIFGSTHQIFANILPRFGVTTTYVDMDKPENWESAIKENTKILYIETPSNPGLDIVDLEWVGALCKKKKVILIVDNCFCSPYVQRPADFGADIVIHSATKYLDGQGRVIAGVILGKKEFIQPIRYMARNTGPSLSPMNAWIISKSLETLAVRMDRHAENAMKLATFLQESADVELVRYPFLPNDPGYAVAKKQMRSGGGIVSFVIKGGVERAKKFLDALKWFSLTANLGDTRTTVTHPTTTTHSKLTEEERLAVGIKPGLIRVSVGLEHIDDIISEVKQALANSK from the coding sequence ATGTTTGAACATTTTGAAACTGAAGCCATCCGCATCCAAACGAAACGTACTGGGGAAAAAGAACATTCAACCCCCTTATTTTTAACATCCAGCTTTGTGTTTGATGATGCCGAACATGCGAGGGCACTTTTTGCGGAAGAAGTAACAGGAAACCAATACACTCGGTTTTCCAATCCGAATACAACCGAGCTTATCGAAAAATTATGTGCGTTAGAGCACACAGAAGATGGAATCGCCACTGCGTCTGGAATGTCTGCTGTGTTTACCTCTATCTTTGGACTTGTGAAATCAGGGGATCACATAGTCTCGGCAAGAGCAATTTTTGGATCTACACATCAAATTTTTGCGAACATCTTACCTCGGTTTGGTGTAACGACAACTTATGTTGATATGGATAAACCAGAGAACTGGGAATCAGCAATCAAAGAAAATACCAAGATCCTTTACATTGAAACACCTTCTAATCCAGGGCTTGATATCGTTGACTTGGAATGGGTAGGTGCTTTATGCAAAAAGAAAAAAGTCATTCTCATTGTTGATAATTGTTTTTGTTCTCCCTATGTACAAAGACCTGCAGACTTCGGAGCAGACATTGTGATACATTCTGCAACTAAATACTTAGATGGTCAAGGTAGAGTGATTGCTGGTGTGATTTTAGGTAAAAAAGAATTCATCCAACCGATCCGGTATATGGCAAGAAACACTGGCCCCTCACTTTCTCCTATGAATGCTTGGATCATATCCAAAAGTTTGGAAACATTGGCTGTTCGAATGGACCGCCATGCAGAAAATGCGATGAAACTTGCTACATTTTTGCAAGAATCAGCTGATGTGGAACTAGTAAGGTATCCTTTTCTGCCGAATGACCCAGGTTATGCGGTTGCTAAAAAACAAATGCGATCTGGTGGAGGAATTGTTTCCTTCGTGATCAAAGGTGGAGTCGAAAGGGCTAAAAAATTCTTGGATGCACTCAAATGGTTTTCTTTAACTGCTAACTTGGGAGATACAAGAACCACTGTGACTCATCCAACCACAACCACACATTCCAAACTTACAGAAGAGGAAAGGTTGGCAGTGGGGATAAAACCAGGACTCATCCGTGTTTCAGTGGGACTTGAACACATAGATGATATCATTTCTGAAGTAAAACAGGCATTGGCAAACTCAAAGTAA